DNA sequence from the Pseudophryne corroboree isolate aPseCor3 chromosome 6, aPseCor3.hap2, whole genome shotgun sequence genome:
AATGTAGAAGACAGCAATATTTCAATAATGTTGTTGTCTGCAACTCCCAATGCTTATTTACTTCCATAAAAAGGATTTCTAGCGAATGTTTTAAAACTGAATAATTCTTTCATTAAAACTAATTTGGTACTTGGACCGTTATTCTCGTACAGTCCATTATCCATCTACCTTTCATTTTGAAATGATTTGTAACTATTATTTATATGGATAACGTTAACATCAAATTGAGAAATGTAGTCTGGTTTATGTAGCTAATAAGATTGTAATACTCTAGGGAATATGTTTCTGGTCTGAATTGGATGGGAGTATTCTTGTGGTGGTGCAACCACAATTGCTAAATAGGAGCAGGTTATGTTAATGAGTGAGGGACATAATTGATGAGCACATAAAACAAGTAGGATGTTGTAATACGTTTAACTATTATTGGTTATTATGTATTTCAGGAAACCCAGCGCTTAATGGCAGAGCCAGTCCCTGGAATAAAAGCTGAGCCAGATGACTGCAATGCACGTTATTTCCATGTTGTAATTGCCGGTCCACAGGATTCACCCTTTGAGGGAGGGACTTTTAAACTTGAATTATTCCTTCCTGAAGAGTACCCAATGGCAGCTCCCAAAGTACGCTTCATGACCAAAATATATCACCCCAATGTAGACAAGTTGGGGAGGATATGTTTAGATATTTTGAAAGGTAAGTCACTTAATTTGGATGAACTCATGCTAAACAGATGTGGTGGATTTTTTCTTCAGTTTAGCTTTCCATCCTACCCCTCACTCCAGTCATGATAAAAGTTGGGAGTAGAATGGTGGGGGAGAGGTTAAAAAGGATTCAATGGGCTCAATTCAATTCAGCGcgagttgaatagcaccgggaaggagctcctggagctattcaattcagcttaaTGTTATGGCCGACTATAGTATTTCTATGCGCACCCCTCCTGTGGtccaagcagaaatctgacaaaactaCTGGCGCGTTGCTGTTAACTTAAGTTGGAGAAAGGCAGTTTTCGCAAATAATCACTATGTTTAAGTTGCGAAAACCGGCATTCTCTGACATAACagcatgctgaattgaatagctccgggacctccttCCCGGCACTATTCCATTCACGCTGAATTGAATTGAGCccaatgtgttttatatttttatgGTGTGTTTTCAaccactaaaaataagaatttactcaccggtaattctatttctcgtagtccgtagtggatgctggggactccgtaaggaccatgggggaatagacgggctccgcaggagactgggcactctaaaagagagattaggtactatctggtgtgcactggctcctccctctatgcccctcctccagacctcagttagggaaactgtgcccggaagagctgacactacaaggaaaggattaggaatccagggtaagactcataccagccacaccaatcacaccgtataacttgtgataaccatacccagttaacagtatgaacaacaactgagcctcaatcaacggatggctcataacaataaccctttagtaagcaataactatatacacgtattgcagaagaagtccgcacttgggacgggcgcccagcatccacaacggactacgagaaatagaattaccggtgagtaaattcttattttctctgacgtcctagtggatgctggggactccgtaaggaccatggggattataccaaagctcccaaacgggcgggagagtgcggacgactctgcagcaccgaatgagcaaactcaaggtcctcctcagccagggtatcaaacttgtagaacttagcaaatgtgtttgaacccgaccaagtagcagctcggcaaagctgtaaagccgagatccctcgggcagccgcccaagaagagcccaccttccttgtggaatgggcttttactgattttggatgcggcaatccagccgcagagtgagccagctgaatcgtgctacagatccagcgagcaatagtctgcttcgaagcaggagcgccaaccttgttggctgcatacagaataaacagcgagtcagactttctgactcccgccgttctggaaacataaattttcaaagcccggactacgtccagcaacttggaatcctccaagtccctagtagccgcaggcaccgtaataggttggttcaaatgaaacgatgataccaccttagggagaaattggggacgagtcctcaattctgccctgtccatatggaagatcagataggggcttttacatgacaaagccgccaattctgacacacgcctagccgaagctaaggccaatagcatgaccactttccacgtgagatattttagctccacggtcttaagtggctcaaaccagtgggatttcaggaaatcaaacacaacgttaagatcccaaggtgccactggtggcacaaaaggaggctgaatatgcagcactccctttacaaacgtctgaacctcaggcagtgaagccagttctttttgaaagaaaatggatagggccgagatctgaacctttatggaccctaatttgaggcccatagtcacacctgactgtaggaaatgcagaaaacgacccaactggaagtcctctgtaggggccttcctggcctcacaccaagcaacatatttccgccatatgcggtgataatgctttgctgtcacatccttcctagctcttatcagcgtaggaattacttcatccggtatacccttttccgctaggatccggcgttcaaccgccatgccgtcaaacgcagccgcggtaagtcttggaacagacagggcccctgctgcaacaggtcctgtctgagaggcagaggccatgggtcctctgtgaccatctcttgaagttctgggtaccaagtccttcttggccaatccggaacaatgagtatcgttctcactcctctttttcttactattctcagtaccttgtgtatgagaggaagaggaggaaacacatataccgactggaacacccacggagttaccagtgcgtccacagctatcgcctgagggtcccttgacctggcgcaatatttttttagctttttgtttaggcgggacgccatcatgtccacctgtggccgttcccaccgatttgcaatctgctcgaagacttcttgatgaagtccccactctcccgggtggaggtcgtgcctgctgaggaagtctgcttcccagttgtccactcccggaatgaacactgctgacagtgcttgtacgtgattctccgcccaacgaagaatccttgtggcttccgccatcgccaccctgcttcttgtgccgccctgtcggtttaaatgggcgactgccgtgatgttgtctgactgaatcagcactggttggtctcgaagcaggggctccgcttgactcagggcgttgtatatagcccttaattccagtatgtttatgtgcagacgagtctcctgacttgaccacagcccctggaagtttcttccctgagtgactgccccccatccgcggaggcttgcatccgtggtcaccaggacccagtccagtatgccgaacctgcggccctcgagaagatgagcactatgcagccaccacagaagagacaccctggccctcggggacagggcgatcagccgatgcatctgaagatgcgatccggatcacttgtccaacagatcccactgaaagatcctggcatggaacctgccgaaaggaatggcttcgtatgacgctaccatctttcccaggactcgcgtgcagtgatgcaccgacacctgctttggtttcaggagatccctgaccattgtcattaactcctgagccttctcctccaggagaaataccttcttctgttctgtgtccagaatcatgcccaggaagggcagatgcatcgtaggaatcagctgcgactttggaatattcagaatccagccgtgccgtagcaacacttcctgagagtgcgctacgctgaccaacaactgctctctggacctcgcctttatgaggagatcgtccaagtacgggataactgtaactccttgcttccggaggagtaccatcatctccgccattaccttggtaaagactctcggtgccgtggatagaccaaacggcaacgtctggaattggtaatgacagtcctgtaccacaaacctgaggtactcctggtgaggcggataaatggggacatgcaagtacgcatccttgatgtccagagataccataaaatcctcctcttccaggctggcaatgaccgctctgagcgattccattttgaacttgaactttttcatgtaaatgttcaaggattttaaatttagaatgggtcttaccgaacagtccggtttcggtaccacaaacagtgtggaatagtaacaccTTCcctgctgatgggggggggggtaccattattatcacttgctggaggtacagcttgtgaatagccgtcaggactatctccctccccgtgggagaagctggcaaggcggattttaggtaacggtaagggggcgtcacttcgaattccagcttgtatccctgagatacaatttgtatagcccaaggatccacttgtgagcgaacccactggttgcagaaaattcggagacgcgcccccaccgctcctggctccgcctgtggagccccagcgtcatgcggtggacttagtggaagcaggggaggacttttgttcctgagaactggctgcatggtgcagcttctttcctctacccctgcctctggcaagaaaggatgcacctctgactctcttgcttttttgagaatgaaaggactgcatttggtaatacggtgctttcttaggctgtgaggaaacctgtggcaagaaagtcgacttcccagctgtcgctgtggatacgaggtccgagagaccgtccccaaacaattcctcacccttataaggcaaaacctccatgtgttttttagagtcggcatcccctgtccattgccgagtccataagaccctcctggcagaatggacattgcatttattcgagagcccagcaggcaaatgtccctctgggcatcccgcatatataagacgacatctttaatatggctaagtgttagcaatacggtatccctgtccagggtatccaacccctctgacagagtatctgtccatgctgcaacagtactgcacatccaagctgaagcaatagccggtctcagtagagtaccagagtgtgtatacacagacttcaagataccttcctgctacctatccgcaggttcctttagggcggccgtatcctatgacggcagggccactcttttagataagcgcgtcagggccttgtcaaccctaggggaggattcccagcgtaacctatccgttggcgggaaagggtacgccattagtattctcttgggaatcaccactttcttatcaggggaagaccacgcttcttcacataactcatttaattcatgtgacgggggaaaagtcactggctgctttttctccccaaacatatttaccctcttgtcagggacagggtcagcctctgaaatgtgtaatacatttttcattgcaataatcatgtatcggatggccttagtcattttgggctgtaatagtgcctgatcctcgtcgacgctggagtcggactccgtgtcgacatctgtgtcaaccaactgagatagtggccgTTTTTGAGAccttgacggcctctgaggcgcctgggcaggcccgggttgagagcccggctgtcccccggcagcaacataatcaaatctcttatgtaatgagtttacattgtcatttaagaccttccacatatccatccaatcaggtgtcggcaccgacgggggcgacaccacatttatctgcacttgctccgcctccacgtaaccctccttatcaaacatgtcgacacagccgtaccgacacacagcacacacacagggaatgctctgactgaggacaggaccccacaaggtctatggggagacagagaaagagtatgccagcacacaccacagcgctatatacacagggatacacactaccagaagtgaatttttcccaatagctgctgtatcaatacaccttttgcctaaatttatgtgccccccctctctttttaccctcttagtgccaggagactgcaggggagagcctggggagcgtccttccagcggagctgtgaagagaaatggcgctggtgtgctgaggaagaaggtcccgccccctcagcgtcgggcttctgtcccgctgtttctgagtaaaAAATGGCGggtgttttacacatatacagccacagactgtattatgtgtcttttttatgccaaaggtactcttattgctgcccagggcgcccccccccccagcgccctgcaccctacagtgaccggagtgtgtggtgtgcagtgggagcaatggcgcacagctgcggtgctgtgcgctaccttaatgaagacaggagcctacagccgccgatttcatcaccaacttctgatcttctggctctgcgagggggacggtggcgcggctccgggaacggacgaccgaggaccttttcctgtgttcgaaccctctggagctaatggtgtccagtagcctaagaagcgcaacctagctgtgaacaggtacgtttgcttctctccccttggtcccacgtagcagggagtctgttgccagcagatcccactgaaaataaaaaacctaacattactttctttactagcaggctcaggagagcccactaggtgcatccagctctggccgggcacagattctaactgaggtctggaggaggggcatagagggaggagccagtgcacaccagatagtacctaatctttcttttagagtgccctgtctcctgcggagcccgtctattcccccatggtccttacggagtccccagcatccactaggacgtcagagaaaacgactTTAGGGTTTCATCTGTAGTCCGGCAACAACATCTAGCGCTAAAAGTATTTACTAATTAGCTCATATCAAACTGCACTGCATCAGCTGTCTCACAAACATCATTTTGAAATGCATACCTCCATTTCCATTCTTGGCTTGACAGCACTCTCATTCTCTAATCATTCCTTCCTTCACAAAAGTTCTTCATCCTTTCCCTTATATTTCTCTCCTGATTTTGTAGCTTTCTTCTGcttgacctgcttttttttttttcattttactcCAGTGTTTTTAGCCACTAGAATTTACTTCATAAAATTCTGTGGTGGTAATGTGATTGCAGGTACCATAGAGATTTTTAATCTATAAAGGCAGGTGTTCAAGCTTTGCCACACTTTGTGGGGCATGTCGCTGTCTGCATCTGTTCTTTTACTTTAGTGTGGACATAACCTTAATCTTCCAATCACCATCTGCTCTCTCCCAGtgctttttaaccacttgcctctgGCATGGTTGCATGAGATTTGACCACGCcaagctgggctttccctgacacggTCACATCTAATGTGGCCATATCAGAAACATCCACCTGCGGCTGCTGGAAGCTAATCTTTCAGGAGCCACCAGACTTGCACTGCCTGGAAAGCCGCTGTTGTCACACAGCTCTGTGCCCAGTCTCCTCCTTCTCTCCCTGGCTGTTGCTGCAGGAAGAGATTCTCTTTCTGCTGCTCAAATTCTGATGGATCAAAGCAGCCGCTACTCCAGCTGGCGCAGTGACTGGCAATCCTGAGAGGATTGTTCATTCAAGTCTGTGGAAAGATAAACTTCCTGAAGTCTGGGCTTAGTGCAGCCGTGCCTCCCACCAGGAACACTCACCCCCTGCTGTTGGCTGctcttatttctctagcatccataagggatattggggacacattagtacgatgggtatagacggggtccaaaggagccagggcactttaaatttcttcaactgggtgtgctggctcctcccctctatgccccctcccacaggcagtttagaaaaaagtgccctcagaagaggatgcacactctgctagctccagagttttcttcagtttatttgaaAACTTAttttttttcggtatgctgtttgggcaaccgcATACCTGCGCTGTTGGAGTTGGggaaggtgcagagccgcttccccgctgcaggactgccgtcctgaggggttgtttgttcaatggagcactgcgccttggctgtcgcaaccgtagtggtgagtacaaaccgggggccacgctagggggggtcccccggttcctgGTGCGGCAGAAGCACGGGTGAGGCatatgggtccctcctgggggaggacccgctatagcccctacATGAGACTGGCTAGCGATGGCTGTACTAattatttatgtgaggctacagcaTGATTAGGAGACAtggacagtataaatatatatctgtagctccggcgccactacggggggcggagctacatcaaagCGGGATCTGCAGCATTTtgacgccttcctctgcataagcagcagcagcctcacacagctcctccagactgtcacacgctggattactggtacagggtgtagttgAGGGAGAGCTGCTATTTGTGCACAGATATTGTTCCTCTCAGGGAATTCATTACATAAACAGTTTTCAGTGATGTATagaaaaacgctgacagcctcactggggctctgcagc
Encoded proteins:
- the UBE2N gene encoding ubiquitin-conjugating enzyme E2 N, coding for MTGLPRRIVKETQRLMAEPVPGIKAEPDDCNARYFHVVIAGPQDSPFEGGTFKLELFLPEEYPMAAPKVRFMTKIYHPNVDKLGRICLDILKDKWSPALQIRTVLLSIQALLSAPNPDDPLANDVAEQWKTNEAQAIETARAWTRLYATNNV